GGTACGAGACACTAATGTTTGTGTCGGTTTGTGTtcattttcactatttttgtgCCAATGCAACGTATTGCATCAAGATATTTCATCACTGGATGATtctcgaaaagtttttttttctgttgagtGTAGAGATTCATTTTTAcagtattttttgcaaaaagtgttgaaatGTGCTAGGCTAACTACTTTTGCTGTTTTCAAGAGTtcgaacaaaattattttattgccACAGAGATACAGGTAGAAAATATTctcaaatagaaaaatcatttgGGTACAGTTCCTCAATAATCCGGTCACAATACTCATGAAGTTTTGGGTAATGACTATCGATAATACGTGAAAATTTATTGGGGAACGGGTAATAGGCTGAAGCAACTTCTCCAAAAACTGTGCAGTCCGCCTTAAAATGATCTTATTAAATAACATATAATAGATGTAACAAACCGATGTAATTTTGTCTCCAAACAAGTACTTTCCCTTGATACTATCCTGAATAGCTTGCAAATCTTTGTGACATAACATTTCAGCTTCATCTTCTGTGAAGTTTCCGATGGCTCCTCCAGTTCTTTCATGGacccaaaataaaattttatcgTAAAGTAGTgacttgtttcaaaaacaaaccTTCTTCATAAATAACTTTCGAACAATTGGTTTGAGAATAGTTTTTAGACAATTAGGACCAGGAACTCCTCTCAATAGAGCACTATACCATGCATCCTCTGCGGCTTTGTATTTAATTATAATACTGAAATCGTAGcatgaaaattagaaattattttctgattaCCTCAAGAGATGATTATCAGCCAGGCGACAAAGTGCAGTGGCATGAGATTCATCTTCAGCGGAGAGATTCTAGAATTATTAAATTGGTTTCGAAAAAGTTAATTATGTACCTaccggaatttgaaaatgttttctgagtCTCACTTCAATAAGATCAGAATCAGGGATGTGCTCTCCATTAAGCTCAACAAATGGCAAAGTACCATTACGAGAACGCAAAGATCCAGTTTCAATGACCTCGTGTGGAATCTTAAATgctctcaaaaatgtttcagttttcaagCAAAATGATGACAAGTTTGGTACGGTATCGATTCGAGGAAACTGATAGAGATATACAACATCTTTTTGGTAGTCCCGCTTGTGaatctgatttcaaaaattaaaacctgATTTCAATTAAACATATAAATTTACTTTTGGCGTCGCATTAACTGTTGGAGTTGTGAGAAATGTTTTATAGATTGTATGAAGCAAgttgaaaatgaatagaatTATAATTATTCCAGCGATTATTTCTAAAATCATTTCGcctaaaataaaacatatattCGAATCGTAGTTTCCGAAATTGAAGAAAGATTATATAGGAAGATCATAAGATGATTTTATTATGATGCAACTtatttttcgatcaaaattttgtcacATGTGATTTGATATCTCTTCAAGACACCTGAATGAatctgaatgaaaaaatacaatgcATTTTTGTCTCGCAGGAAGAGCATAAATGTCTAGATTGACCTCGGATTGTGTTGCGCACTTATTTTTCTTGAGATTGTGGTCGATTTTGTATcggtcacatttttttgtttctgcgTCTAAAGCATCTAATCGTTCTCTAGGAATTTGATCCAAGTGCAAGAGTACCTATTATGCGTACCCAAATGTATCGATTTCTTGcgttcttccaaaaaatcataaattccCGGATATCAAAAACTGGAATTATCTATTCTTTTAAAATAGATTCTAAGTTTTTGAGTGTCACGAttagtttatttcaaaaaagttaccgCATAATACATTCTCAAATAGTAAAATCATTTGGATAAATTTCCTTTCGGATTCTTTCACAGTACTGTAGAATCTTTGGGAAATCATTTTCAAGAACAGTAGAGATGTGAGTGTAAAATGGATAATAAACAACTGCCAACTGGCTAAAAACCGTCGCATCAACTGGAGCAATGTGGTctccaaataaatatttcttatTTCCAAGGATAGTTTCCACAACTCTCAAATCTCGATGAAGCAATTCATCCAACTCTGCTGGCTCAAAGTCTCCAATTGCTGATGTAgaattttgatagattttgCCTCCAATTATCATTTTCATGAAAGGTAGAATGAGTGGGATAACATAGGATTTAAAATCCAACAAATCGAGGAATGTGTAGTAGAAGATATCATCTGCACAGTGATATCTCATAAGGATGCTgaaggaaatttgattttaatgcAATGGATCAACTATAAAATATGCACTTACTGGAAAAGATGATTGTCTACCATTCTACTCAGGGAAGTTGCCTGTGCTTCTTCTTCCAGTGAAAGCATCTGAAATAATCAAGGTTAAAATATGAGAGGAGGAAGGGGGTTTGATGAATTACCGGAAGTTTAAAATGTTGCCTGAGACGAATCTCAATCAGATCTGAATCAGATATGTGCTCTTCGTTGAGTTCGATGAATGGAAGAGTGCCACTTCTTGAGCGAAGTTTAGCATTTTCGATAACCTGGAAACGATTAAAAAGTGATAGAAACTATGAAAAGTAACCACCTCATAGGGAATTCCATAAATTCTACAAattatctcaattttcatacAGAATGGTGACATATTCGGGCAGTTCTTGAGACGGCGGAATTGATAGAGATAAACTGTATCAATCTTGAAGTCCGTTTTGTGAATCTTAAGGTAAGTTTTAATAACTGATGAAACTAGCTCAAGTAGAATTAGATTGTACCTTTGGTTTTGGATTGATAGTTGGTGGAGTGAAGAACTTGTTGATTTTATAAACAGCATAAATAGCAGCAGCAGAAGCAAAAATCAGTTTAGAGTGGGCACAAATAGACATTTTCAACCCTTGATACATGATTTGAATGTAGACGGAGGTGtccttttcctcttttttgcCCTTCTCGTTATCTTATCTCTCGATCTTTTTTACACAAGTGTTAAATTAATGTCTTTCAATAGAGATCAAGAGGTCAAAATAACCGAAGAGATcaagaaaacattatttcagaTCAAAGCTATTTAGgtatatattttgaaacagattTACGAgctttgagcatttttgaggTTAGCTGATATAACTATTAGAATGGAATgaagttttcgaatttcaactaaaaatagcttcaaaacaaaaactattatttggGTCAGTGTATATCTTTAAAGATATGCAATTCGTATATACGCCTAAGCAATTGCTGAGCAAAATAATGccattctcaaattttttctgactttATGTGAAGCCTCTTGTTATAAGTTGATTGTTTTATCGTTATCAAAGCTTTTGAAGATACAAATACTTATTGTTATAGACACTTTTATTTGGCTAAAGAAAAGGTAAGAcaagaaaaattaactaaaaattgaagttagATGGTGAAATCATTGGGGTACACTTCCTTGCGAACACTTTCGCAGTACTCaagaatttttgggaaatccTTTTCCAGCACGTCGTTGATATGCGAACGAAGTGGGTAATACACGGATGCCAATTGTCCAAATACGGTTGCATCAGTCTAGAAAATTCCCAGGTAAAAAGGATACAACTATAAATTAACAAACCGGTGTGATCTTGTCTCCGAAAAGGAATTTCCCTTTGATAGAGTCTTGAATTACTTTGAGATCTCTATGAAGAAGCTCATCAAGCTCATGTGGCTCAAAATCTCCAATTGCCCCAACACAACGACTATAAACTTTGCTTCCAAACACAGCTTTGACCAGAGGAACCAATACGGCGTTGAATGCTGATGGTAAACCGAGAAGCCCGACAATGATCTCGTAAAACATGTCAACTGAGCTCTTGTAGCGGAGAAGTACActgtaaaaaatgatttcgaACTTATAAATTTCAATGAGATAATGaattttcttctgtttctAATCATCTTCAGAATTTAAATGTAAATACCTACTAGAAAAGATGATTATCTGCCATTCTGCTCAAAGCAACTGACTGCGCTTCTTGTTCGGTTGGGAGGctctgaaatatatatttttgcaaaattaattttgaaaacatctcGAATTACTTACTGGAATCTTAAAATGTTGTCTCAGGCGAATCTCAATGAGATCAGAGTCTGCAATGTGTTCCCCATTGAGCTCGATAAAAGGTAAAGTTCCATTTCTCGATCGAGCCATTGAACTCTccacaatctgaaatttaaattcaaaatttgttcagcaaaaaaagaaataaaccTCATAAGGAATATTGTAGACTCTGCAAagaatctcaattttcatgcAGAATGGTGAAAGATTTGGGCAGTTTTTCAGTCTTTTGAATTGGTAAAGATAAACAGTATCTTTCTTGTAGTCGGTTTTGtgaatctaaaaatatttgttcgtaaattaaaaattttcaaaaaaaaaaaagaaactaaccGCCGGCTTTGGTTTAATTGTTGGTGGCGTGAAGAATTTCTTGTAAATGAAAAAAGCGATTGCACCAACCACTAGGGTTGTTGTCACTGGACAGCAACACACcattctggaaaataatttttcacgttcaaaagtagaaaaaaatcaataaatataagAGTTGCtattattttacaaattaaGACGTTAGTTGCGTTAATTAGAACTCAAAactgacgaaaaaaaaaggtaagaAGAAATGAGTATCGACTCTATTTAATACTGCCATCTTGCAATGAGGGTAGAGTCTAGCCAGTGAACGTGTGTTTTGAGAGACATTAGACGGTTAGACACAATGTATTTTGTGGAAAAGAATATTGTCATGTTTGCTATCTTTACAATGTCTAAACAACTTGGAAAATAGATTTTATAGCGgactttgaaaagtttgagtATTCGTTGAGCcacttttcattttatattaaattttaaaggagaaacagaaaaagaaggtAAAGGTATGTGGTTTGTAGTGAAGTTTGTGCTTAGTTTGGTTTAATTATCAttagttgattttttggtcaacCAACATCacttcatttgtttttcaatattcgtacaaaaaactattattttgaGGAAATATAAGTTaaagtttgaacattttagttttttattctgTTGGTTTGCACTTTTACCTTTGCTTTCACAACAACTAGATAGCTTTTAAGATGctgttttgtgaatttctccgtatttcttctacaaagtttttgaattctaaaaattatgctaaaacctgaaaaaatgttttaagtaGCCAAGATATGCGGGAAAACTTcgagaatttccaaatttctttgcatactttagaaaattgaaaatttggacaaaAGCGAATAGTTTGCTTTGATAATTCCAtaagaaacatttaaattgtTGAAGAtaatctttgatttttcaatctttGCCATCCACACTTGTTTGAGTAAACAATAGTGGAAATGATGACAAGgtttcttatcaatttcaaaaatggaagaagaaaatatatCACTTTTGGAGTTGCCTCctcatttgaaaatgaacatttattttcataaaacaaaaattaaattgtaaaatcATTTGGATATATTTCCTGACGAACTCGTTCacaatattccagaatttttgggaaatcatTTTCAAGGGCATCGTTGATACTGCACCGGAATGGATAAATCACCGACGCAATTTGACCAAATACAGCTGCATctgcctgaaattttatgagatAAAAAATTGGGTTCTAATTGATTTCACAAACCGCTGTAACTTTATCTCCgaacaaaaacttttgatcTCCCAAATAATCTTGAATTGTTTGGAAATCTCTATGAAGAATATCATCCATttcttttaattcaaaatctcCAATTGATCCTGTCGATCTCTGATAGACTTTCTTTCCAAATGAGGCTCGAATAAGTGGAAAGAGAAGTGGCTGAAGGAATTTTGGAATACCAATGCTTCTGACaagaatatggaaaaattcatCTCCTATTATTTTGTAACGGATAAGCAAACTGTaacaaaaaccattaaaaatcaGAGTATTTGAATAACTCACTTGAACAAATGATTATCTGCAAGTCTTGTCAAGGCTACAGAATGTGCTTCTTGAGCAGCTGGTAGagactgaaattgaattttgtagaaatataGAATTTATTGTTATTCTCACTGGGATATTAAAATGCCTTCGAAGCCGCATTTCAATGAGATCAGTGTCCGCGATATGTTCTCCATTCAACTCAATAAATGGAATTGAACCGTTTCTTGACCAACGAAGCTTGTCATCACATATCTAACATTTTGGATGTAATTCAACAATTGAATAGCTTTCTTCTTACCTCATATGGAATGTTGTATGCTCTgcataaaatttcaacttttatgcAGAACGGGGACAAATTTGGACACTTTCGGGTTCTTTTAAACTGGTATAGGTAGACGGTGTCCTTCTTATAATCTTTCTTGTAAGCTTCTGGCTTTGGCTTAATGCTTGGCTTCTTGAACATTTTCCGGTAGATGAAAAACCCAACGGCTCCAACTATCAAGGCAGCTTTTATTGTGCACGAGCACACCAtgatttcttaaaatatttcatgaaaattcaatcaaaaagaaaaaagacgtATTTGTAGAAAGAACAAGAAACAAACTCGCAAACTTTTGTTGATCAAATGCCAAAGTGATAACGACCCGTTTGTTTAAATACTCAATGATTGGATGGGACAAAGACCAATATATTTCACAATTTAGACacaaaaatcgtaattttgtGACTAGGCGTGGTTAGTGATTGATGGAATGATGCAAATAAGTTTGGAtgaattccagaattttattCCTGAGAAGGTGCAAAAGCATTTAGTACGTGTGTTCGAAATTCTaattattacaaatttttgaaaaagaggagtgaaaaaattaactgtgAAAAGTCGAAACCTTTTGATTACTGACTTCAGGCGTcaggaatttatttttggttgttctaaaatatttcatttctcCCTGATTTTTGTTAGACCACttgtctttttgaatttaaatagttttaacCAACAGAAAAcggacaattttcaaaaaaaaatcaagaagagtttacaaatttttcaataatttttccagccaTTATTGgaacttcttgaaaaaaatcaatgtgcATTGTTAAATTTGTTCattgtttgaatttaaatgtttaaaaaattgtcaatatatatttattccagaaaagttattcaacaaaatcaTTTGGATAAATCTCTTTGCGAACACGCTCGCAATATTCCAGAAGCTGAGGAAAATCATTTTCCAGAATATCGTTAATTTTGCAGCGGAATGGATAAATAACTGTGGCGAGTTGTCCAAAAACTGCTGCGTCTGCCTGAATAGTTTGATTTATGattcaaattccaactttAAGAGATTCGTACCGCTTTAACTTCATCGCCAAATAAGAACTTCTGTTCTCCTAAATAATCCTGAATAGTTTGAAGATCTCTATGTAAAATATCATCCAAATCAGTTTGTTCGAAATCTCCAATTGCTCGAGTTGATCTCTCATATGCCTTTTTCACGAAAGCTGCTTTGATAAATGGTAAACAAATTGGTTGAAGGATCTTTGGAACACCCATGTTTCCAAGTAGGGTATAATAAAAATCATTATCAGAAGTTTTGTATCGAAGAAGaacactgaaaacaaaaatatagaaacaaGTTAATACGAGAATGTCTCACTTGAATAAATGATTATCAGCTAATCTGGTAATAGCAACAGATTgtgcttctttttcttttggtAAAGactggaaaattataaaattaacagtttttaaatatttgattcCTACCGAAATATTAAAATGCTCGCGAAGTCGCACTTCAATAAGATCTGTATCAGCAATATGCTCCCCATTTAATTCAATAAATGGTAATGTTCCGTTTCTCGACCAAATAAGTTTCTCATCACATATCTGTTAAAAATGCATAATATTCAGAATTAAATGAGAATTCTCACCTCATATGGTACCTTGTATGCTCTACATAAAACCTCAACTTTCATGCAAAATGGTGATAGATTCGGGCATTTCTTGGTTCTTTTGAATTGATACAAGTAAACAGTTCCCCTGTTGTAATCTTTTTTATAAGGTTCTGGTTTTGCACGAATAGATggtttcttgaaaaactttttataaataataattCCTATCACAGATAAGATGAACACAACTTTGATTGCACAGGAACTGATCATCTGAAAAAGTACTTGTGTtaagtttttcatttgaaaatttaaaaagaaattgcatcaaatagagaaaatccagaatgaaaattaaaattgcactATTCAGATTGCCCGttgattaattgaaaaaaaactataaataatAATGAACATGTTTGTCCCAAAACGAACTTTATgaaatcattttaattttaaatgttcaaaaacgaGTTTTGTTGCTCTAATCATTGATatctcttttatttttgtttagataaaaaatattgaaacattgATAAAACATCACAGATTGCTCTAATGGATTAATTTTTATACAGtttagaattttagagaaatgaTGCCACAAAGCATTTAAAGTGTTTTGTAAATAATTCTTGAAGTTATTACCCAAAAACATCtctaaaaaatgatgatttttaatatttacaggggaaaaaaatcagaaaacaggctgtaataaaatttatttaggaATATTCGGAAAGCGTATTTCGAATGAAATTTGAGTACTCTCATCGAATTAAATAaacatgtttattttttctgttctaTTTTATAGTGGAACACTTTTGTTTACAAGTTGATGCAAGAACTGTCTAACGGATCAGAGACTACTctttttaacaacaaaaacatcTTGTGGAAACCAATTTCAATGTTCACAGCCATCTCACATTCACGTGCAAGAAAGTAGAAATATGGAACTCGAACGTATTGCTTGTTGCTGCCTTCCGGTTATATACAACAATCAGACTCTTCTACATGGTCCGTCGACTTTCCAGCTGCCCGTTATGAATAACTCTGAGAACTATGTAGGACTCTGCTCAGGCAATGCCGAGACTATCATAGGTGACTGTACAATTGGGTATAAGATTCTATCTATGTATTAATTAGCATTCCATTTTACTGTTATAATGCAGTCAACAAAATTTACTGTTCACAATTTGAGTTCCACGGATGAAAGATTAGCACCACAACAATTGAATTGCAATACTTATGAataattcataaaattcaaaacccacacagcaattttttattttaggagAATCTCATCTTAATCAAATGCAAAATAAAAGTTTGTTTGCTCAACTGggaataatttatatttaggCATATTGTTGAACTTTTCGTTGACTATAAAAGAAGCCATATCTAATGGATTTTACAGTCAGTTTCAAAACCTTATAATATTTTATCTAAACCTTTCCTATTTTCAGGTAACAAAAAATGCTGTTCATCATTTTGGTTTCTACATTGGTAGCTTCTGCTTCCGCCCAAACATGTGCCAACGACCAAGGACGTACGCTAAAGAATTGAGggtaaaattttcatgaaaataaaataaatttcagcatGTCTCAAAATGACTGTCAACACTATGGACATCTACATCTGTCCAGAAGGAATGGCCTGTTTGACAAACTCCACTTGTTGTGAATATGCTGATATTCAAGTGTCTACTACGACCACCACAACAGCTGCATCCACCTCTAGTAAGACATAAGAGACCTATTGAAACATCAGTTTATTCTTAATCATTCAGCTTGTGTCGACAAAGTCAATCCGTCGACAGGAGTATCTGATTGCCCAAAGAGTGCTTACCTGTGCAATGATTCAACCTATTACACATTGATGACTGAGGTAATAAAATTGAGTGAAGACTTCTAATGATACAttgtacattttcagcaatgCCCAAAAACGTGCAACAGATGCAGTGGTggaaacaataataataacaacaacaacaacggTGGATCATCTTCAAGTTTGTGCAAATtcttaatatttaaaaagcaATGGAAGATATAAATGTTACAGGCTGTGTCGACAAAGTGAACCCATCAACCGGAGTTTCTGAATGTGCAGCTAAAGCCTACTTGTGTACCAACTCGATCTACTTGTCTTTGATGAAAGATCAATGCCCCAAGACTTGTGGATTCTGTTAGGATACCGTCATGTTACGGTTCCAGATGAACAGcataataaatcaataaatcattcGAAGTTTCACAAATATTCATCGATAAATGAAGATTTAGTAGTCAACATTTAttcctgttttctttctgattttgactttttttctgacttgAAACTTTTGTTCGAAGCCTGAAATAGAATTTTCATTGAACACCTTTAATGTTAAAAGAGCTTATATTCACTGGAGACACTGGACTTGGGTTCTTCTCTTCAAtctttttcgtttcttttgcTGTTTTCCTCATCGCCCACATTCGATGATCATTGACATGGATCTCTAAGGAATGCCTCCAATCACGGATATACTTGGATCTAGCAAGCCGTCTATCCATCTGTAATTACAGttatgaataaataaattattgaaatttagatgGTTGCCTCAAATTGTGAATAGATAAATGGAGAAATAACGGCAAATATAATAGACAAAACTGTCCCAATACACGAATAGAGCAAGATTCTGACTGTGTATAGTGTTTTCAAGCGTTCTTCACAACCTCTAGAGTGAGTTTTTCCACatgtggaatttttgaaaagtgagttATGAGGGCACCCAATATTCAGCGTCGATGTAAACGGTATTTTGTCTTCTGATGCagttgttttctgaaaaatatagtaTTATAAATTAACAATTTAGTTGACACTTACATTGAAGAACCCATAATCGATTGCCCCATTGTAACCACAGCAACAGTATCTTCTCTGAACCCTGTCAGCAATTAAATATTGATTCATCTGGAATTTATAGTCATTAATCTTCAATTTCAGTATGGAAACTAACAAGAGAAGAAGTCACAGGAAGATGTTTGATAGTTATATTGGTAGATCTCGGTTTAACTGAAGGTTTTCCTGTGTCGTTTGCAATTGTTTCATTCAAATTCTTATGATACTTGTAAGCATGATTCTTCAGCGTGACAAAACCTTTCTCAATACTTGGTTGAACAATGAGTCCTTCATGACTGTGGAAGAAGAAATAGATACCTGTGAAGTTGTAAAGATTAAGATAAATAGGCTATTTCAAAAGTAAACAGATCAGCCGGTTGCCGCTTCGAATAAAGTACGATTTTAACACTTTACTTAGCTTGTATTAtgccttttttgtttctctaattttattatcttttctccttttttcggAGGCGTTTTCCGTGCCAGAGGCGAGAAGGTGAGGCGGCGGGCATAAGTCGCCTCTCCGCGGAATACCTACTTACCGGTCAGGAAAAATGGTAAAACAAACACCAAATTAATCACAAAAGCCACCACAACATATGGCTTTTGAATTCGCGTATGCCCAATCGCAAACATGCAAATAAGAAACAGTGAAGTAAGCATCGAAAGTCCAAGAACATTAGCCATCATCACATCGAATAAGTAGATATCATTGGTTCCCAATAGATATGGATGATCATTTGCCATTATAGATTCAATTGTTTCTTGGAGTACTGTAAAACATTATTGCAtacatttctttttaaaaaagaccAAACCTGTGAAAAGGATGCATAGCTTGATGAACACGAAAACAAGCAGAACAGTAcggattttcattttcatcgaGTTGGATTCTGTTGATTTCGaaatacatttaattttaaaaagctttttgaaataatcattttttcggaaaagttcACGTGGATTGACAACCTTGA
This is a stretch of genomic DNA from Caenorhabditis elegans chromosome V. It encodes these proteins:
- the hrg-2 gene encoding GST C-terminal domain-containing protein (Confirmed by transcript evidence) encodes the protein MILEIIAGIIIILFIFNLLHTIYKTFLTTPTVNATPKIHKRDYQKDVVYLYQFPRIDTVPNLSSFCLKTETFLRAFKIPHEVIETGSLRSRNGTLPFVELNGEHIPDSDLIEVRLRKHFQIPNLSAEDESHATALCRLADNHLLSIIIKYKAAEDAWYSALLRGVPGPNCLKTILKPIVRKLFMKKVHERTGGAIGNFTEDEAEMLCHKDLQAIQDSIKGKYLFGDKITSADCTVFGEVASAYYPFPNKFSRIIDSHYPKLHEYCDRIIEELYPNDFSI
- the cdr-7 gene encoding CaDmium Responsive (Product from WormBase gene class cdr;~Confirmed by transcript evidence), whose product is MSICAHSKLIFASAAAIYAVYKINKFFTPPTINPKPKIHKTDFKIDTVYLYQFRRLKNCPNMSPFCMKIEIICRIYGIPYEVIENAKLRSRSGTLPFIELNEEHISDSDLIEIRLRQHFKLPMLSLEEEAQATSLSRMVDNHLFHILMRYHCADDIFYYTFLDLLDFKSYVIPLILPFMKMIIGGKIYQNSTSAIGDFEPAELDELLHRDLRVVETILGNKKYLFGDHIAPVDATVFSQLAVVYYPFYTHISTVLENDFPKILQYCERIRKEIYPNDFTI
- the cdr-7 gene encoding CaDmium Responsive (Product from WormBase gene class cdr;~Confirmed by transcript evidence), whose translation is MSICAHSKLIFASAAAIYAVYKINKFFTPPTINPKPKIHKTDFKIDTVYLYQFRRLKNCPNMSPFCMKIEIICRIYGIPYEVVIENAKLRSRSGTLPFIELNEEHISDSDLIEIRLRQHFKLPMLSLEEEAQATSLSRMVDNHLFHILMRYHCADDIFYYTFLDLLDFKSYVIPLILPFMKMIIGGKIYQNSTSAIGDFEPAELDELLHRDLRVVETILGNKKYLFGDHIAPVDATVFSQLAVVYYPFYTHISTVLENDFPKILQYCERIRKEIYPNDFTI
- the cdr-6 gene encoding CaDmium Responsive (Product from WormBase gene class cdr;~Confirmed by transcript evidence), with the protein product MVCCCPVTTTLVVGAIAFFIYKKFFTPPTIKPKPAIHKTDYKKDTVYLYQFKRLKNCPNLSPFCMKIEILCRVYNIPYEIVESSMARSRNGTLPFIELNGEHIADSDLIEIRLRQHFKIPSLPTEQEAQSVALSRMADNHLFYVLLRYKSSVDMFYEIIVGLLGLPSAFNAVLVPLVKAVFGSKVYSRCVGAIGDFEPHELDELLHRDLKVIQDSIKGKFLFGDKITPTDATVFGQLASVYYPLRSHINDVLEKDFPKILEYCESVRKEVYPNDFTI
- the cdr-2 gene encoding CaDmium Responsive (Product from WormBase gene class cdr;~Confirmed by transcript evidence); the protein is MVCSCTIKAALIVGAVGFFIYRKMFKKPSIKPKPEAYKKDYKKDTVYLYQFKRTRKCPNLSPFCIKVEILCRAYNIPYEICDDKLRWSRNGSIPFIELNGEHIADTDLIEMRLRRHFNIPSLPAAQEAHSVALTRLADNHLFNLLIRYKIIGDEFFHILVRSIGIPKFLQPLLFPLIRASFGKKVYQRSTGSIGDFELKEMDDILHRDFQTIQDYLGDQKFLFGDKVTAADAAVFGQIASVIYPFRCSINDALENDFPKILEYCERVRQEIYPNDFTI
- the cdr-3 gene encoding CaDmium Responsive (Product from WormBase gene class cdr;~Confirmed by transcript evidence), with translation MISSCAIKVVFILSVIGIIIYKKFFKKPSIRAKPEPYKKDYNRGTVYLYQFKRTKKCPNLSPFCMKVEVLCRAYKVPYEICDEKLIWSRNGTLPFIELNGEHIADTDLIEVRLREHFNISSLPKEKEAQSVAITRLADNHLFNVLLRYKTSDNDFYYTLLGNMGVPKILQPICLPFIKAAFVKKAYERSTRAIGDFEQTDLDDILHRDLQTIQDYLGEQKFLFGDEVKAADAAVFGQLATVIYPFRCKINDILENDFPQLLEYCERVRKEIYPNDFVE
- the C54D10.3 gene encoding ShKT domain-containing protein (Confirmed by transcript evidence); the protein is MLFIILVSTLVASASAQTCANDQGPCLKMTVNTMDIYICPEGMACLTNSTCCEYADIQVSTTTTTTAASTSTCVDKVNPSTGVSDCPKSAYLCNDSTYYTLMTEQCPKTCNRCSGGNNNNNNNNNGGSSSSCVDKVNPSTGVSECAAKAYLCTNSIYLSLMKDQCPKTCGFC
- the C54D10.4 gene encoding RDS/peripherin-like protein xRDS35 (Confirmed by transcript evidence), with amino-acid sequence MKIRTVLLVFVFIKLCILFTVLQETIESIMANDHPYLLGTNDIYLFDVMMANVLGLSMLTSLFLICMFAIGHTRIQKPYVVVAFVINLVFVLPFFLTGIYFFFHSHEGLIVQPSIEKGFVTLKNHAYKYHKNLNETIANDTGKPSVKPRSTNITIKHLPVTSSLMNQYLIADRVQRRYCCCGYNGAIDYGFFNKTTASEDKIPFTSTLNIGCPHNSLFKNSTCGKTHSRGCEERLKTLYTVRILLYSCIGTVLSIIFAVISPFIYSQFEMDRRLARSKYIRDWRHSLEIHVNDHRMWAMRKTAKETKKIEEKNPSPVSPVNISSFNIKGVQ